The Flammeovirgaceae bacterium genome contains a region encoding:
- a CDS encoding HEAT repeat domain-containing protein, whose product MKKSLLTRLFDLEEGEEGRVVLLLIMSFFMGAFLATFSVAAQTLFLNNHNAKTDLPPAFAIAGLFGMAATITYNFLQRRIPFQLLGILSLITITIITATIEFADHFINDKESIYYFGFTQLAPFTLIVLLVFWGAFNRMFNVRQTKRLFGNVDQGALIASLISFFAIPVVLPLLPDIDSLYTISLVSIAIFTILFFILSSKYGGENWSLKKEQQANQKISIIGFFKNKYLVFLSVFIVIGMVTLKFIDYLFLNVSTQQFKPEELANFLSLFEATVVIFSFLFQTFAADRVIADYGLRVAILVNPILIAIFTVAALVIGIIFGYTLESPSFTIFFVMIAMSQLFILSVKESLDEPALKLYQLPFETNIKIDIQTKLEGTVAAFAMVIAGGLIALINRVELFDIFYITLFTLPVIGIWYFVGSRIYNSYRQTLQTTLVKNKTKVVGHVEREYTVDKVLEKEVNGTAEDKVIYGLRLMEKLEPALFENAIIRMTGSTNPPIKAFAVERVKALGIEKDLEKNPELHDLAQTAKGSAEDSDVLSIAPDRLMKLSKSVKPADRILAVKLLRKLISQRTIFVLLELLRDVDYNVRNEAIVTARKVKRPETFPVLIDLLSSPSYGHQAASALIEAGEAALDSLETAFHKSGQTDLVMLRIVQIMGRIGGDKALQLLWKKADYPDKRIVKQILYSLRYINYRATGRQAREVMDLLETEIGKTLWNLAALSELPDQEEYMLLREAVREEIRLNYDQITILLSILYDPEAVQLVRENIQSGDPNGIAYAIELMDLFVDQDLKPKLFPLFDDIAIEKKLEQLQIYFPRESYNPIQVINYILNRDFNQNNRWTKVCAVYTSAFIKDFRISRGLIAQMFNKDKLLQETAAWVIYNKDRAAYTVISQRLPNRDKKFLDSAIENNQLLDGLNDGFFLGIEMVLFLKQLPEFKNISGVLLADLFDKIIPLDLTPGEKVNFTSDQNAPIFIVAHGAVTLKEGDLVRLTLQTGSVYGDIFRQNGAGIHPDSLEATERSVVFRINLVDFYFVIANHHELVEQLIKNATEQKTIA is encoded by the coding sequence ATGAAGAAAAGTCTGCTCACCCGCCTGTTTGATCTGGAGGAAGGGGAAGAGGGTCGCGTAGTCCTTCTTCTTATTATGAGTTTTTTTATGGGGGCCTTTCTGGCCACCTTCTCCGTTGCCGCCCAAACCCTCTTCCTGAACAACCATAATGCAAAAACCGACCTGCCACCCGCCTTTGCCATTGCCGGCCTGTTTGGTATGGCCGCTACGATTACCTACAATTTTCTCCAGCGAAGGATTCCCTTTCAGTTGCTGGGTATACTCAGCCTTATAACCATAACCATTATTACAGCCACAATCGAATTTGCCGATCATTTTATTAATGACAAGGAAAGCATTTATTATTTCGGTTTTACACAACTGGCACCCTTTACCCTTATCGTATTGCTTGTTTTCTGGGGGGCATTTAACCGCATGTTTAATGTGCGGCAAACCAAGCGCCTCTTTGGTAATGTTGACCAGGGAGCCCTGATTGCTTCACTGATTTCATTCTTTGCCATTCCGGTAGTACTGCCCTTGCTGCCCGATATTGATTCGCTGTACACCATTAGCCTGGTGAGTATTGCCATTTTCACCATTCTGTTCTTCATCCTTTCTTCAAAATATGGTGGCGAAAACTGGTCGTTAAAAAAAGAGCAACAGGCCAATCAGAAGATAAGCATCATTGGCTTTTTCAAAAACAAGTACCTGGTATTCCTCTCGGTATTTATCGTGATTGGAATGGTAACCTTAAAATTTATCGATTACCTGTTTCTGAACGTATCAACACAACAATTCAAACCGGAAGAGCTTGCCAACTTCCTTTCCTTGTTTGAGGCCACAGTGGTTATCTTCAGCTTCCTTTTCCAGACGTTTGCAGCCGATCGGGTGATTGCCGATTACGGCCTCCGGGTCGCTATATTGGTTAACCCTATCCTCATCGCCATTTTTACTGTGGCTGCCCTGGTCATCGGTATCATTTTCGGGTATACACTGGAAAGCCCCTCCTTCACGATCTTTTTCGTGATGATTGCCATGAGCCAGTTGTTTATTCTTTCCGTAAAAGAATCGCTGGACGAACCCGCACTTAAACTCTACCAACTGCCCTTCGAAACCAATATTAAAATCGATATTCAAACCAAACTGGAAGGCACCGTGGCCGCTTTTGCCATGGTTATTGCCGGGGGCCTGATTGCCTTAATAAACCGGGTTGAGCTTTTCGATATTTTCTACATCACCCTGTTTACCCTGCCCGTAATCGGCATCTGGTATTTTGTAGGCAGCCGCATATACAACAGTTACAGGCAAACGCTTCAAACAACCCTCGTTAAAAATAAGACCAAGGTTGTTGGCCATGTTGAAAGGGAATACACCGTTGACAAAGTGCTGGAAAAAGAAGTAAATGGCACGGCCGAGGACAAAGTGATTTATGGCCTCCGGCTGATGGAGAAACTGGAACCTGCGTTGTTTGAAAATGCCATTATCCGGATGACGGGCAGCACCAATCCGCCTATTAAAGCATTTGCTGTTGAACGTGTTAAAGCACTGGGCATTGAAAAAGACCTGGAGAAAAATCCGGAGTTGCACGATCTGGCTCAAACCGCAAAGGGCTCTGCCGAAGACAGCGATGTGCTTTCCATTGCGCCCGACCGGCTGATGAAACTGAGCAAATCGGTAAAACCGGCCGACCGCATACTGGCCGTCAAACTATTGCGAAAACTTATCAGTCAACGCACCATTTTTGTCTTACTGGAATTATTGCGCGATGTTGATTACAATGTGCGCAACGAAGCCATCGTAACTGCGCGGAAGGTTAAACGGCCCGAAACATTTCCGGTACTCATTGACCTGCTTTCTTCCCCCTCCTATGGCCACCAGGCCGCATCGGCATTGATTGAAGCGGGAGAGGCAGCATTGGATTCACTGGAAACTGCTTTTCATAAATCCGGCCAGACTGACCTGGTGATGTTACGCATTGTGCAAATTATGGGGCGCATTGGAGGCGATAAGGCGTTGCAACTACTATGGAAAAAAGCCGATTACCCGGACAAGCGTATTGTGAAGCAAATTCTTTATTCGCTGCGATACATCAACTACCGGGCTACCGGCAGGCAGGCACGCGAAGTAATGGACCTGCTGGAAACCGAAATTGGGAAAACCCTTTGGAACCTGGCTGCTTTAAGCGAACTGCCCGACCAGGAAGAGTATATGTTATTGCGCGAAGCTGTGCGCGAGGAGATTCGGCTAAACTACGATCAGATTACCATCCTGCTCTCGATTCTGTACGACCCCGAAGCTGTACAACTGGTACGCGAAAACATCCAATCGGGCGACCCCAACGGTATTGCCTATGCCATTGAACTGATGGATTTGTTTGTTGACCAGGACCTGAAACCCAAACTCTTTCCGCTTTTCGATGACATCGCTATCGAAAAAAAACTTGAACAACTGCAGATTTACTTTCCGCGCGAAAGCTATAACCCCATCCAGGTTATCAACTACATCCTGAATCGCGATTTCAATCAAAACAACCGCTGGACGAAAGTGTGTGCCGTTTACACCTCAGCCTTTATTAAAGACTTTCGCATCAGCCGCGGGCTCATCGCCCAGATGTTCAACAAAGACAAGTTGCTTCAGGAAACCGCTGCCTGGGTTATTTATAACAAAGACCGGGCCGCCTACACCGTTATCAGCCAGCGCCTGCCCAACCGCGACAAAAAGTTTCTGGACTCGGCAATCGAAAACAACCAGTTGCTGGACGGCTTGAATGACGGCTTCTTCCTCGGCATTGAAATGGTGCTCTTTTTAAAACAGCTACCCGAATTTAAAAACATCAGCGGGGTGTTGCTGGCCGACCTGTTCGATAAAATTATTCCGCTTGACCTTACACCTGGCGAGAAAGTAAACTTTACCTCCGACCAGAACGCCCCTATTTTTATTGTTGCCCACGGTGCTGTAACACTCAAAGAAGGCGACCTGGTCCGATTGACACTGCAAACAGGCAGTGTGTATGGCGATATTTTCCGGCAGAACGGTGCCGGCATTCACCCTGATTCACTGGAAGCAACGGAACGTTCCGTGGTATTCAGAATAAACCTCGTTGACTTCTATTTTGTGATTGCCAACCACCATGAATTGGTGGAGCAACTGATTAAAAATGCAACTGAACAAAAAACTATAGCCTAA